The DNA region GGGAAAAACCTGGAGCCGGTCGATGTCGCTGCGCCCCCACTCGCTGGCGCGCAGGCCGGCCATGATGGTCTGGTACACCCGGTGGTGGTCAGCCTCGGTCTCGACGCTGGTCAGCCCCTGCTCACCGCTGAGCATGACGTGGGGGTGGGCGTAACAGGCCACAAACGCGGTCGCGTCCTCGCGGTTGAAGACCTCGATATAGTGGTGATAGGCGGCCTCAATGTCCCGAACGATTGCGTTTGTCTCAGCCATGGCGTCCTCCTGTTTGCGGGGCCTTGCAGTCCCGTGATTGGGTGTGACTGTGGTGTGCAGCTGCGCACGTCTTCTCTAATCTTCTCCTGTGATGAGGCGGAGATGTCCGTCTACGGAGCCGATTGGAGCTTATACGGCTGAACCAATATCTCAGCCGAAATCCCCAGTCCATCCTGCAATCTCCTGATCATCGCCAGCGATAAGGCGCGTTTACGGTTCAGGATTTCCGAGACCCGGGCGCGAGAGCCGAGGTAGGGCTCCAGATCGCGTCGGGACAAGCCGTGGCTGTCGAGACGATGAAGAATGGCTTCGACAGGGTCAGGGGGGAGAATCGGATGGTGCTGCTCTTCATACACCTCTACCAGCGTGATCAGGACATCGAGCTTCTCTCCTTGTGGAGAGTCGTAGTCTGCCCCCCACAGTCGGTCGATTGCCTTCAGGGCTGCTTCGTAGTCGGCTTGTGTCTTGATTGGTTTGATATCCATGCGGACCCCCTGGATCGTTGCCGCGTCTATTGCGTCATACTCGTGATGGGTGCCAACGAAGCGGATGTATATGGCTCCGTAGCGATAGTCGAGGGCAACGACGAGGCGGTAGGCGTTCCCCTTGATATTGAACACTACTCTCTTGTTGGCCAAGAAGCTGGCGCTACGGTACGCCGTTTTCAGCTCAACCGGAGTCTTCCATGTGGCGCGCTTGGCGTTCGCATACCAGGCTCGGAGAGGCTGTTCCGCATCGGGATAGCGGTTCCGGAATTCTCTCAGCGTTCGCCGCGAGATTATCCTCATCAGGGCAAGCATATGGCGCTCCCGATATGGGAGCAAGGCTTTGGTCTCCGGCCGAGTCGCTCACCCGCTGATTTGCCCGCCCCGTGGTCCCTTACTTCACGCTTGCGCCCTCCAGGCAATGCAGATAGGAGAACGCCATGCAGCTCGAAACCCTGTTGCCGCTGGGCAAGGTTGACCCGGGCCTGCGCGAGCCCGCAACCCCGCTCGACCTGGCCGCTGTCGCCGCCGATGCCCAGCTGTTGGAGCGCCTCGGCTACACCGGCCTGGTGGTTGAGGAGACCAAGGACGATCCCTTTGTCATTCTGGCCCTGGCCGCCCAGGCGACCCACCGGCTGCGGCTCGGCACGGCCGTTGCGCTGGCCTTCCCACGCAGTCCGACCGTCACTGCGCTGAGCGCCTGGACCCTCCAGAAGCTGTCCCAGGGGCGTTTTACGCTGGGGCTGGGAACCCAGGTCAGAGCCCATATTCAGCGCCGCTACGGCGTGCCCTGGTCGGCGCCGGCGCCGTGGATGCGCGAATACATCGCTGCGGTCCGGGCCCTGTGGGCGCACTGGCAGACCAACGCGCCGCTCGACATCCGGGGCCAACACTACACCATCAACCTGATGGTGCCGCTGTTCAATCCCGGTCCGATTGCGCAGCCCCACATCCCGATCCATCTGGCTGCGGTGAACACGCGCATATGCCGCGTCGCCGGCGAGGTCGCCGACGGGCTCCGACCCCACCCGGTGTGCAGCCCCGCGTACATTGCCGACCGCATGCTGCCCGAGGTCCGCGCCGGGGCGGCCAGAACGGGCCGTTCGTTGGACGACTTCCGGGTGTGTATGAAGCCCCTGGTCGCCACCGCCGCCAGCCGTGACGAACTGCTGCCCAAGATTCGTGACGCGCGGGCCAGGATCGCCTTTTACGCCTCGACCCCGAGCTATATCGCCGCCTTCGAGCACCTCGGTCTGGCCGAGCTGAGCCACACGTGTAAGCTCCTGTCACGCCAGCAGCGCTGGGAAGAACTGCCGGCTCATATCACCGACGAGGTGCTGGAGCAGTTCGTGACAATCGGGACCTATGACGAGATTGCCGACAAGCTTCTCGACCGCTTCGGCCAGGTGGTGACCGATATTGAATTCTCCATTGCGCCCAAGACCGACGCCGAGCGCGAGCTGCTGGCCGACATGGCGCGCACGATCCAGGCCGACGACGGTGGCCGGGCCCGACGGGCGATTCTCGGGCAGGCGGCATGAGGGAGGGGGAGGGGTGAAACCGATCACCGGCGCGGAGTATCTGGCGGCCGAGCGCTATCCGTCTCAGACCGCCTTTCTGACCGCTGCGGCCGAGACCTACGGCTTCAGGCTGCCGCCCGACTACGAGTCGATTCAGGCCAACGCCGAGCTGTTCGGCCGCATGTTTCTGCAAGACCTCGTCCGCAAGCTGCTGGCCGCCAACGGCCGCGGCTTTAACCCCACGGCGCCGTCCAAGCGTCAGGGCAACTGCTGCGCCACCTGGATCTTTGGCTTCATGCGCTGCATGGACTGCGTGTATATTCCCGACGGTCAGCAGCTCAAGACCTTCTACGATACCGAGCGGGCAAAGATTACCGAGCTGGCCCGACAGCTGTAGGGCCGACCCGCATGTCGCCCCTACAGTCAGACCGAGCGGTCTAGG from Desulfurellaceae bacterium includes:
- a CDS encoding DUF4440 domain-containing protein translates to MAETNAIVRDIEAAYHHYIEVFNREDATAFVACYAHPHVMLSGEQGLTSVETEADHHRVYQTIMAGLRASEWGRSDIDRLQVFPYAASLAQIVADVTRYKQDGSVLEKLRATYMYRRDGESWKIVSLALVEAPFSGPGQGR
- a CDS encoding type II toxin-antitoxin system HigB family toxin; the protein is MLALMRIISRRTLREFRNRYPDAEQPLRAWYANAKRATWKTPVELKTAYRSASFLANKRVVFNIKGNAYRLVVALDYRYGAIYIRFVGTHHEYDAIDAATIQGVRMDIKPIKTQADYEAALKAIDRLWGADYDSPQGEKLDVLITLVEVYEEQHHPILPPDPVEAILHRLDSHGLSRRDLEPYLGSRARVSEILNRKRALSLAMIRRLQDGLGISAEILVQPYKLQSAP
- a CDS encoding TIGR03617 family F420-dependent LLM class oxidoreductase — encoded protein: MQLETLLPLGKVDPGLREPATPLDLAAVAADAQLLERLGYTGLVVEETKDDPFVILALAAQATHRLRLGTAVALAFPRSPTVTALSAWTLQKLSQGRFTLGLGTQVRAHIQRRYGVPWSAPAPWMREYIAAVRALWAHWQTNAPLDIRGQHYTINLMVPLFNPGPIAQPHIPIHLAAVNTRICRVAGEVADGLRPHPVCSPAYIADRMLPEVRAGAARTGRSLDDFRVCMKPLVATAASRDELLPKIRDARARIAFYASTPSYIAAFEHLGLAELSHTCKLLSRQQRWEELPAHITDEVLEQFVTIGTYDEIADKLLDRFGQVVTDIEFSIAPKTDAERELLADMARTIQADDGGRARRAILGQAA